In Achromobacter pestifer, the DNA window GTATGGCTTCGCGCGTGGCCCGGCCCAGCAGGTCCATTTCCTTGAGCCCTTCCTGGGTGTTGAGGTAATACGGCGTGTTGTTCGCCGACAGCCCCACCACCGGGATGTCCCATTGCGGCCGCACCATGTGCAACGTGGTGATGGTGCCGTAGTCCACCCTGAACTTCGGGTTGCGCATCATCTTGGTGACCAGGCCCAGCTTGCGGCCTTCCTCGCAACAGGCCTCGGCCAGCGCCACGTCCACGTCCATGCCGAAGTCGTAGCGAAACAGGTCGGGAAAGATCGGATCGACCGAGCGGCCCGCCAGGCGCGGCACGCCCAGGAAATGGTGGCCGACCTGGGTGATCCAGTGCGGCGAATGCACCAGCAACACGTCGGGCTGCAAGCGTTCAATGCTCTCGCGCACGTGGTCGTAGGCCCATCGCAGGCTTTCCCAGCCGCCGCGCGAACGCGGCTCGTTCTGCGGCGGGTTCTCGCCGTACACCAGGTGCGGCGGATGGGGAGCCAGGAATCCGGAAAGAATTTCGCCGTCCTTCATTGCTTACTCCTTTGCGAGTGCAGTGGGAACCGGGTTTCGACCGATGCTGCGAGGCCTGCCGATTTTTGTACGTATACGTACTGGATTCGAGTATCGATTCGCCGCAGTCCGCTGTCAACGGGCCGCGCATCTTTGGAAGATAGGGAGTTTCCCGAGCAGGCAGAAAAAAAAGGAGCAGCGAGAGCTGCTCCTTTAAAAGGGCCCTACGAAAAACCGTCTCCATCACCGCGTGCGGAGATGGCCGGTTTCCCGCGGCGCCGGCGGGCGCGATTAAGCCTGGGCTGGATTAAACGACATCCGCAGCCAGAAGCACATCACTGAAATTGGGTATTTTGCGCCCCCGCAGCAACTTCAATGCATAGTTGGCCACATCCGGAAACAAACGCCGGCACGGCTCCGATATCATCGCCAGTCCCTGCGCCCCGCCCGCCCGTTCATGAGTCCATTGCCCGTCCCTCGCCGCCTTGCCTCCCGCCGCCTGACCCGCCTGATTGTCCTGGCCGCGCTGGGCGCGCTGGCCGTCAGCCTGGGTCCGTCCGTCCAGGCGCAGACCGCCCGCAAACCCTCGCCCTATGAAAACTCCCGCCCGTTGAACCCCGACGAGCGCGCGGCGCAGCAGGCGGAAGACGCCAAAAAAAACGGCCCGGCCTTCCTCGGCCAGATCCGGACCCAGGCCGAATTCCAGCAACTTGCCCGGGTCTACAACCCCGGCACGCCGCTGGAGATCCCGCACGTGCTGTTCGTGATCGATCGAAAACAGGGCGGCAAGATCTACTACGTCGACACGCCCCGCTATACGCTGCACGAGAACTTCGCGCGCGAGCGGCGCCTCTTGCCCGCCGACGACAAGGCCACGCTGATTGCTCAGTACAAGGACCCGCAGCGGCGCCTGCTGTTCGGCACCCTCAGTTGGCAACGCGACCTGCCCGGCTACACCTATGAATTCTGGGAAGGCGACCGGATCAACCCGGAGTTGTTGAAGCTGACCGAAGAGAAACTGCAGGCCAGCTTCTACCAACCGGTGCGCTTCAAGGCCAATTCCACGCTGCACGAACAGGTCGCGAAAAACGCCGGCCTGAACGCGGTGACGCAGGAATCCTTGCTGCGCGAGCAGACCTTCCTGCCGCTGAACACCGGCGTCGCCCAGGGCCGGCTGCGCATCGTGGCCTCGGTGGACGACACGCCGGACCTGTCGCCGACGGACATCCTGGTGCTGGACGAGGTTCCGGTCGCGCTGCCGCCGGTGGCAGGCCTGGTGACGCAACGGCCCTCCACCCTGCTGTCCCATGTCAATCTGCTGGCCAAGGGCTGGCGCATTCCCAACGCCTACGTGCGCGATGCCGTGGCCGCGCTGCGCGAGCATGACGGCCAGTGGGTCGAGCTGACCGTCACCAGCAACGGCTATCAGCTGCAGCGCATCGCCAAGCCTGAAACCGCGCCGCCGCCCAAGGCCTCCCTGCCCCTGCCCAAGCCCGACTTGACGGTCAAGGCGATCAAGCCGCTCTCCGGCATGGTCACGCGCGACAGCCGCCATTGCGGCGTGAAGGCCGCCAACCTGGGCGCGCTGAAGTCCGCGCTGCCGCCCGCGGCCACCGTGCCGGACGGCTTTTGCATACCCTTCGCGCAGTACGCGGCCTTCATGGCCCAGTTGGGCGTGCCGCAACGCATCGCCGCGCTGGAGCAGCGGCCGGACTTCGCCAGCGACGGCAACGTGCGGCGCGCCGAACTGGCCGCGCTGCGCCGGGACATCGTGCAGGCCCCGCCGGATGCGGCGCAGGCCTCCGCCTGGCGCGAACGCTGGCAGCAGCAATTGCAGGGCCGCGGCGTATTCGTGCGCAGCTCGTCCAATTCCGAGGACCTGCCGGGGTTCAGCGGCGCCGGGCTTTACACCACCGTGCCCAACGTGACGCAGGCCGACGCGCTGGCGCAAGCCGTGCAGACGGTGTGGGCCTCGGTCTACAACTACGAAGCCTATGAAGCGCGGCGCGCGGCCGGCATCGGCCAGGACGGCGTGGTAATGGCGGTGCTGGTGCAGCAGGCCGCGGCGTCGGACAGTTCGGGCGTCATGATCACACGCGATCCCTTCGACGCCTCGCGCCGCTACGTCACCTACCTCTCGGCCAAGCGCGGCCTGGGCATCAAGGTGGTGGAAGGCAAGCGGCAGGCCGAGCAGCTGATGTACTCCAGCTGGTCCAAGGCGGTGCAGGTGCTGAGCCGTTCCGCCGAGGACACCCAGCTGGTGCCGGACGCGGCGGGCGGCGTGCGCGAAGTGCCGATCGAAGGCGCGCGCCAGGTGTTGAACGATGCGCTGGTGGCGCGCCTGGCTACGGTGGGCAGCCAGATCAAGCAGCGCCTGGGCGGCGCGGACCAGGACATCGAATGGGCCGTGCAGGGTGAGAACATCCTGATCCTGCAGGCCCGGCCGTATATCGACGGCAGTCAGTAAGGACCCGGCCGGAAGGCGGACCGGGCAAGGCCGCCGCGCACGGCGCCTTGCCCACAAAATCCCCTAGATATGCAGCGCGTGGCCCAGCGCCTTGAGCGCCGCTTCCTGCACGGCTTCGCCCAGGGTCGGATGCGCGTGGATGGTGCCCGCCACGTCTTCCAGCGTGGCGCCCATTTCCAGCGACTGGCCGAAGGCCGTCGACAGCTCCGAGACGCCGCGCCCCACCGCCTGCCAGCCCACGATCAGGTGGTTGTCGCGGCGCGCGACCACGCGCACGAAGCCGTCGGTGGATTCCAGCGTCATCGAGCGCCCGTTGGCCGCGAACGGGAAGGCAGCCGTCAGGCAGTCCAGCCCCGCGCTTTCCGCCTCGCCAGGCGACAGGCCCGCCACCACGACCTCGGGATCGGTGAAGCAGACCGCCGGAATGGAGGCAGGCTGGAAGTGGCGGCGCTTGCCCGCCACCAGTTCGGCCACCATCTCGCCCTGCGCCATGGCGCGATGCGCCAGCATGGGCTCGCCGGCGATATCGCCGATGGCCCAGACGTCGCGCATGGAAGTCCGGCACTGGTCGTCGATGCGCAACGCGTTGCCCTTGCGGTCCAGTTGCAGGCTTTCCAGCCCCCAGTCCTGCGTGCGGGGACGCCGGCCCACCGCGATCAGCACGCGGTCTGCCGGCAGCAGGGTTTCCACGCCCGCCGCGTCCTGCACGCGCACCGCGTTGCCAGCGCCGTTCAAGCCCAGCACCTTGCGGCCCAGGTGCAGATCCACGCCCATTCTCGACAGCGCGGCGGCTACCGGCTTGGTGAGTTCGGCGTCGTAGGTCGGCAGGATGCGGTCCTGCGCTTCCACCACCGCCACTTCGGCGCCCAGCTTGCGGTACACGGTGCCCAGTTCCAGGCCGATGTAGCCGCCGCCCACCACCACCAGCTGTTTGGGGATGCTGGCGGGCGACAGCGCCTCGGTGGACGACACCACCATGCCGCCGAACGGCATGGATGCCAGCGGCGTGGGCTCGGAGCCCGCCGCCAACAGCAGGTGTTCACACTGGATGCGGATGGCGCCGGACTCGCCGCCGTCCACTTCCACGGTCTTGCCGTCCAGCAGGCGGGCCCAGCCGCGCACCACTTCCACGCCGTTCTTCTTCAGCAGCGCGGCCACGCCGCCGGTCAGCTTGCCGACGATGCCGTCCTTCCAGGCCACGGTCTGGGCCAGGTCGATGGCGGGCGCCGACACGGAAATGCCCAGCGCCGACTTGCCCGCGTAGTGGCGCGCCTTGTCGAATTCCTCGGCTGCATGGATCAGCGCCTTGGACGGGATGCAGCCGATGTTCAGGCAGGTGCCGCCCAGTTGGGCGCCTTCGACCAGGATGGTCGGCACGCCCAGCTGGCCGGCGCGGATGGCGGCGACGTAGCCGCCGGGGCCGCCGCCGATCACCAGCAAAGTCGTAGTCTTAGTGATCTGGCTCATGCTTACTCCACGAAAAGCAGCGCGGGTTGTTCCAGCAGCGCGCGCACCGCCTGGATGAAGCGCGCCGCGTCCATGCCGTCCACCACGCGGTGGTCGAAGGACGACGACAGGTTCATCAGCTTGCGCGCCACCACGGCGCCATTGCGGATGGCGGGCCGCTCGACGATGCGGTTCACGCCCACGATGCCGACCTCGGGATGGTTGATCACCGGCGTGGTGACGATGCCGCCCAAAGGCCCCAGGCTGGTGATGGTGATGGTCGACCCCGACAGCTCGTCGCGGCTGGCGCTGCCCGTGCGCACCGCCTCGGCCAGACGGACGATCTCGGCCGCCATGGACCAGAGATCGCGCGCCTCGGCGTGGCGCATGACCGGCACCATCAGGCCGCCGTCGCTTTGCGTGGCGATGCCGATGTGGACCGCGCCGTAGCGCGTGACCACACCGCCCTCATCGTCGTAACGCGCGTTGATCTGCGGGAAATCGCGCAGCGCCACTACCATCGCGCGCGCCAGCAGCGGCAGCAGCGTGAGCTTGCCGCGCGTCGCGCCCCACTTCTGGTTGAGACTGGCGCGCAGCTCTTCCAGTTCGGTCACGTCGATTTCCTCGACGTAGCTGAAGTGCGGGATGCGGCGCTTGGACTCGGCCATCTTCTGCGCGATCTTGCGGCGCAGGCCGATGACCGGCACGTTTTCCTCGTCGTTGCGCTCGGCATAGGCCACGCCGCCGCGGGCTTGAGCCCCCCCGCCCTGCCCTTGCAGGTAAGCGTCCAGATCCTCGTGCAGGATCCGGCCGGCCGGGCCGCTGCCGTGCACGTAGCGCAGTTCGATGCCCAGGTCCCAGGCGCGCTTGCGCACGGCCGGCGAAGCCAGCGGCTTGTCGCCGGGCTGGCGCGCGACGGCGGCGGGCGCCTGGCGCGCGGGCTTGGCCGGCGCCGCGGACGGCTTGGCGGGCGCGGCGACTTCGACGGCAGCCTTCGGCGCAGGCGCGGCCTGCGGCGCGGACGCCGAAGCCGCGGGCTGCGCCGCGGCAGGAGCCGCGGCCGCCTTGGCAGGCGGCGCGTCCGCGCCCGGCTTGAGGTTGCCCTCGCCTTCGACTTCCAGGCGGATCAGCTCGCCGCCCACGGCCATGACCTGGCCCACGTCCCCGCCCAGCGCGACCACGCGGCCGACCACCGGCGCGGGAATCTCGACCGTGGCCTTGTCCGTCATGACGTCGGCCAGCGGCTGGTCCTCGGCCACCAGGTCGCCGATCTTCACGTGCCAGGCGACCAGTTCCACTTCCGCGATGCCTTCGCCGATGTCGGGCATCTTGATGACATGAATACCCATCTCTCAACCCTCCATCGCGCGCTTGAACGCTTCGCCGACCCGGCGCGGGCCGGGGAAGTACGCCCATTCCTGCGCGTGGGGATACGGCGTATCCCAGCCGGTCACGCGCTCCACGGGCGCCTCCAGATGATGGAAGCAGTGTTCCTGCACCAGCGAAATCAGCTCGGCGCCGAAGCCGCAGGTGCGCGTGGCTTCGTGCACCACCACGCAGCGGCCGGTCTTCTTGACCGAATTGACGATGGCATCCAGGTCCAGCGGCCACAGGCTGCGCAGGTCGATGACCTCGGCGTCGATGCCGGTTTCCTCGGCGGCCGTCAGCGACACGTGCACGGTGGTGCCGTAGGTCAGCACGGTCAGCGCGTTGCCGGGCCGCACGATGGCGGCCGAGTCCAGCGGCACGGTGTAGTACCCGGTGGGCACCACGCTGCCCGGCCGTCCGGTCCAAGGCGTGACGGGCCGGTCGTGATGGCCGTCGAACGGGCCGTTGTAGAGCCGCTTGGGCTCCAGGAAGATGACCGGATCGTCGTTCTCGATGGCCGCGATCAGGAGGCCCTTGGCGTCATACGGATTGGACGGCATCACCGTGCGCAGCCCGCAGACCTGCGTGAACATGGCCTCGGGGCTCTGGCTGTGCGTCTGTCCGCCGTAGATGCCGCCGCCGCAAGGCATGCGGATGGTCATGGGCGCGACGAACTCGTTGACCGAGCGGTAGCGCAAGCGCGCGGCCTCGGACACGATCTGGTCCGAAGCGGGATAGAAATAGTCGGCGAACTGGATCTCGCAGACGGGGCGCAGGCCATACGCGCCCATGCCCACCGCCACGCCGACGATGCCGCCTTCGGAGATGGGCGTGTCGAACACGCGCGAGCTGCCGTACTTGGCCTGCAGGCCCTCGGTGCAACGGAACACGCCGCCGAAATAGCCGACGTCCTGCCCGAACACCACCACGTTGTTGTCGCGCTCCAGCATCACATCCATGGCCGAGCGCAAAGCCTGGATCATGGTCATCGGCGCGGAGGCCGGACCAGCGTTGTTATCGATAGCCATGATCAGACTCCGAGCTGCTGACGCTGCCGGCGCAGATGCTCCGGCATGTCCTTGTACACGTCTTCAAAGATGCTGGCGGCGCTGGGGACGTGGCCGTCCACCAGGGTGCCGTAGCTTTCCGCTTCCTTCTGGGCTGCCAGGATCTCGGCGTCGAGCTCGGCCTTGACGGCTTCGTGTTCTTCGTCGGACCAGATGCCCAGCAAGATCAGGTGCTTCTTGAAGCGCGCTATCGGGTCGCCCAGCGGGAAGTGGCTCCAGTCGTCGCCGGGACGGTACTTGGAGGGATCGTCGGACGTGGAGTGCGGGCCGGCGCGGTAGGTCACCCATTCGATCAGGGTCGGCCCCAGGTTGCTGCGGGCGCGCTCGGCGGCCCAGCGCGAGGCGGAATAGACCGCCAGGAAATCGTTGCCATCCACCCGCAGCGACGCAATGCCGCAGCCCACGCCGCGGCCCGCGAAGGTCGCGCCTTCGCCGCCGGCGATCGCCTGGAAGGTGGAAATGGCCCACTGGTTGTTGACCACGTTCAGGATGACCGGCGCGCGGTAGACGTGGGCGAAGGTCAGCGCGGTGTGGAAGTCGGCCTCGGCGGTGGCGCCGTCGCCGATCCAGCCGGAAGCGATGCGGGTATCCCCCTTGATGGCCGAGGCCATGCCCCAACCCACCGCCTGGATGAACTGCGTGGCCAGGTTGCCCGAAATGCTGAAGAAGCCCCGTTCACGGTCGGAGTACATGACCGGCAGTTGGCGGCCCTTGAGCGGATCGCGTTCGTTGGACATCAGCTGGCACATCATGGTGACCAGCGAAACGTCGCGCGCCAGCAGGATGCTCTGCTGGCGGTAGGTCGGGAAGCACATGTCGCCCTGCTCCAGCGCCATGGCGTGGGCCGTGCCGATGGCCTCTTCGCCCAGGCTCTGCATGTAGAAGGAGATCTTCTTCTTGCGCTGGGCGGTCAGCATGCGCGCATCGAAAAGGCGCGTCATCAGCATGTTGCGCATGCCGGCGCGCAGTTGCTCATGGCTGAGCTCGGGCGCCCACGGTCCGACGGCGCTGCCGTCGTCCGCGATCACCCGGACCAGGCTGTAGGCCAGTCCGCCGGTATCGACCGCGGCAACATCAATGGGGGGTTTGGGCACATCGCCGGGCGGCGACAGGTGCAGGTAGGAAAAGTCGGTCTTGCAACCCGGACGCCCTGTAGGCTCCGGGACGTGCAACTTCAACGGCCCATATTGGCTCATGTATTGTCTCCACGCTTGATCGTGTCATGCGCATTCTTCTTACCAAGACACTGCCCAAGGGGATGACCTCGAACATTGCCATCGTCGGCCGGTGCAAAGGGATGAACATGCACGGCCGGCAGCCAGAGTAGCACAGGGCGCAGCCCCGAAACAGGGGCCGCGCCGGGCCTCGCTCCCAGCGCCGGTCGAGGGCCGCGCGGCGCGTGCGCGGATCGCGGCGGCGGCAGCCGGCGGCGTCATATACTGCCTGTCCCTGATACGCTGGAAGCCGACGTGCCCCGATCGACCGCCTCGAAATGGTTCAGCTGGACCGGCGTTGTGTTCGCCGCGCTTTACCTTGCCATCGTCATCCTCTGCGTTGCCGGCGCCCTTTCGGCGGACGGCGATGACAAAGGACGATTCGTATTGCTGCAGTTGCCATTGGCACTGCAACTGGCGCTGCTGCATGAATTGAACCTGGATCGCCTGCTTGGCGACCTGTCATGGGTCGGCGGCTACCTGCTGATCGGGCTACCCACGCTGGCCCTCTTCTACTTCGCGGGCTGGGGCCTGGAGAAGCTCGTGCGCGCCGCTTTCCGGCCGATCGCGGGCCGGCACTAGGCAGGCCGCCCATGAAAAAACCGGCCTATGGCCGGTTTTTTCATGCTGGACAGCGGACTCAGACCGGACCGGTCCACTCCGTGACGAATTCACGGTAGTCCGGGCGGTTGGCCGGCGGCACGGCGCAAGCCGGGGTGCCGATGGCCAGGAAGCCCAGGAAGCGGTAGTCCAGCGCGTCCAGGCCCAGCGCGTTCTGCACGTCTTCCACGTAGGTGCCGATGCCGGTGCTCCAGAACGCGCCGTAGCCCAGCATGTGCACGGCGTTCAGCAGGTTCATGGTGGCGGCGCCGGTGGCCAGCAGCTGCTCCTGTTCCGGGATCTTGGTGTTGTCGTGCGCGATCTTCTGCGCCACCGCGATGAAGAGCGGCACGCCCGCCATCCACTCGCGCACGGACTTTTCCTTTTCCGGCGTCATGCGCGGATCGCCGCTGCGCTTGACCGCGTCCAGCGCCAGATCGGCCAGCTTGCCGATGGCCTCGCCGCGGATCACCACGTAGCGCCACGGCCGCAAGGCGCCATGGTCGGGCGCCGACATGGCGGCCTGCAGGATCTGTTCGAGTTCCTCGGGCTTGGGCGCCGGGGCGCGGAGGAACTTGAAGGAACGGCGCGTATTCAGGGCGTGCAGCGGGGTGGCGGTCGGGGTCGTGGTCATCGGATCTGGCGTCAATGAGAAAGAAACACAATTCATATTACGCCACTCCGCTGCCTCGGACCGTCATCCCCCCGGACCGCCAGAGGTCATTCGATCTGGATGCCGACTTCCTGGATGACGCCCGCCCAGCGCGCCAGCTCCGCGTTGACGAACTGGCCCAGCTCGGCCGGGCTGCTGGCGCCCGGCGTCGCCCCCTCGCCCTTGAAGCGGGTCTGCAAGGCCGGCACGGCCAGCGACCGCGCCACCGCCTGGTTCAGCACGGCCACCACCGCGTCGGGCGTGCCCTTGGGCGCCATCAGCGCATTCCAGGTATTGATTTCGTAGCCCTTGAACATCGGATCCTCGGCCACCGTGGGCACCTCGGGCAGCTCCGCCGAACGGTCCCGGGTGGTGACGGCCAGCGCGCGCAGGCTGCCTGCGCGGACCTGCGGCAAGGCCGCCGGCAAGGTGGCGAAGCTGAACTGGGTTTCGCCGCTCATGACCGAGGAATTGGCCAGCGACCCGCCGCGGTACGGCACGTGCTGGATCTGCACCTTGGCCTCCGAGGCGAACATGGCGCCGGCCACATGCACCGGCGAGCCATTGCCGCTGGAAGAATAGTTCAGGTCGCCCGGCTTCTCGCGCGCCAGCTTGACCAGGTCGGCCACCGACGCCACCGGCAGCTTGGGATTGGCGACCAGCACCAGCGGGATGGACGCGATCATGCTGACCGGCGTGAAGCCGCCCACCGGGTCGTAACCCAGCGACTTCTTGTACACGACCGGATTGATGCCGTGGCTGGACACGGTGGCCATGAACAGCGTGTAGCCGTCGGGCGCGGCCTGCTGCACGGAGGCCGCGGCAATGTTGCCAGCCGCGCCGGCCTTGTTCTCGATGATGACGGGCTGCTTGAGCTCCTTGCTCAGCTGCTCGCCCAGCGCCCGCGCCAGGATGTCCGTGGTGCCGCCGGCGGCGTAGCCCACCACGATGCGCACCGGCTGGCTGGGATAGGCCCCCTGCGCGTGCAGCGGCGCCGCGCACAGCCATGCCGCCAACCCCGCCAGGCCTGCCCTCAGATGAACCGCTTTCATGTCTGTCTCCTCGTCGCCGCGCTTGTTGCGCGGTCTGTGGCCTGGCCGTCCCCGGTGGGATCGGTGGCCGGGTTGATCCGGTCCGCGCGCGGATTCAGGACGCAAGCCTCCCCCGGCCGCGCCGGCAACGGCGCGGACCTGCAAGCCGCGTAGGGAATCCGGCCCGCGGCCGGAGATCAGGTGCCGGTGAACACCGGCGCTCTCTTTTCCGCGAACGCCTTGCGGCCCTCGCGGTAGTCATTGCTTTCGAAGCACTCCAGCACCAGCCGGCGCATGCCTTCCACATCGACTTCCGGTCCCAGCTGCTGCAGCTGGCGGATCATCTTCTTTCCTGCGCGCAGCGTCAGCGGCGCGTTGGCCTGGATCTGCGCCAGCATGGCCTCCAGCACCTGCGGCAGTTCTGCCACCGGCGCCACCTTGCGGATCAGGCCCAGCTCCTTGGCCTGGTGGGCGTCATAGCGCGCCGCCGTCAGGAAGATTTCCAGCGCGTTGGCCGGGCCGACCGCGGTCACCAGGTTGCGGATCGCGGTCAGGCGGTAGCCCAGGCCCAGCTTGCCGGCGGGGATGGCGAAACTGCTGTTGTCCGAGGCGATGCGGATGTCGCAGCACAGGGCGATGTTCAGGCCGCCGCCGATGCAATAGCCCTGGATATACGCGATCGTGGGCTTGTCGTAGTCATACAGCGCCAGCTGCGCGGTTTCGGCGACGCGCTCGTATTCGACCACCGCGTCTTCGCCGCTGCGCAGCGTGTCGAACTGCGAAATGTTCGCGCCGCTGACGAAGGCCTTGCCGCCCGCGCCCTGCAGCACCACCGCCCGGATCTCCGGGTCCTGGCGGAAGGCTTCCAGCACCACCGGCACCGCCTCCCACATGGCGAACGACACGGCGTTGTGCCGCTGCGGATCGTTGAACGTCAGCCAGCCTATCGCACCGCGCTTCTCGGCCACGATGTTGTCGGTGATTTCGCCCTGCAGGATGCGTAGTATGGTCACGGTTGCTTTCCTTGTATGACTGTCTGGTGCCGTTGAATGCCGTTGGTCAGGTGCGCGCGCATGGCAAGGCGCGCGGCCTCGCTGTCGCCGGCCACGATGGCGTCGAAGATGCGGTGGTGTTCGCGCTCGATTTCCGGCACGCGCTCGGTGCCGGCGCTGGTGTAGCGCAGCGTGCGCACGGCGCCGCGGAACACGTGGCGCAGGTGCGCCAAGAGGCGCACGAAATAAGGGTTGTTGGTGGCTTCGCCCACGGCCATGTGGAAGTCCAGCGCATGGTCGGCGCCGGCCTGCCAGTCATTGCCCGCGGCGTCGACCCGTTGCAGGGCCTGGCGCAGGCTTTCGATCTGCTCGGGGGTGCGATGCAAGGCCGCCTGCGCGGCCGCACCCGACTCCAGTTCCACCCGCAGCCAGAAAATGTGCAGCAGCGGTTCGGGCTGCAGCAGGTCTTCGGGCGCGATCTCGAAATTGCGCGTGCCCACGTCCTGCGCCACGAAGGAGCCCACGCCGCGGCGCGTGTCCACATACCCCGACAGCTTCAGCCGCGCGATCGCCTCGCGCACCACGTTGCGGCTGACGGCGAACATCTGCGCCAGCTCGAATTCCGTGGGCAGGCGCTGGCCCGGCTCGAACTCGCGCGCCACGATCTTCTGGCGGATCTGCGAGGCGATCTCGTCCGGCAAGTTCTCGGGGCGTCCCAGGCTGGAAAAGACCTGGTCGGCGGGGGCGGTGGATGGTGCGTTCATGTCTGGGCTGTCTCCGTCTGGACCGCCGGATACGCGGGCGGCCTTGGCGGCGATTTTATGCTCGGCGTCAGGACGGAGCCCTCAAATGACGCCTTCGCGGGCCAGCTGCTGCAAGTCGGCAGGCGCCAAACCCAGCATGCCGCCGTAGACGTCGCCGTTGTGTTGGCCGCGTTCCGGCGCGGGCGCCATTTCCCCTGCCGCCGAGCGGCTCAGGATCATGGGCTGCCCCACCACCGAAATCGGCCCCAGCGAGGGATGGCGGATTTCGCGGCTGAGCCCCAGGTGGCGCACCTGCGGATCCTCGAAAGTCTGATCCATGCCCAGGATCGGGCCGCAAGGCACGCCCTCCTTGTTCATCAGCGCAATCCATTCGGCGGTGGGCCGGGTCGCGGTGCGCGCGCCGATCGCCGCGTTCAGCGCGGGACGGTTGCGCGCCCGCAGCGGCACGGTCAGGAAGCGCTCGTCCTCGATCAGTTCCGGCACTTCCAGCACGCGGCACAGGCGCGCATAGATGTCGTTGCC includes these proteins:
- a CDS encoding Bug family tripartite tricarboxylate transporter substrate binding protein, whose amino-acid sequence is MKAVHLRAGLAGLAAWLCAAPLHAQGAYPSQPVRIVVGYAAGGTTDILARALGEQLSKELKQPVIIENKAGAAGNIAAASVQQAAPDGYTLFMATVSSHGINPVVYKKSLGYDPVGGFTPVSMIASIPLVLVANPKLPVASVADLVKLAREKPGDLNYSSSGNGSPVHVAGAMFASEAKVQIQHVPYRGGSLANSSVMSGETQFSFATLPAALPQVRAGSLRALAVTTRDRSAELPEVPTVAEDPMFKGYEINTWNALMAPKGTPDAVVAVLNQAVARSLAVPALQTRFKGEGATPGASSPAELGQFVNAELARWAGVIQEVGIQIE
- a CDS encoding enoyl-CoA hydratase; the encoded protein is MTILRILQGEITDNIVAEKRGAIGWLTFNDPQRHNAVSFAMWEAVPVVLEAFRQDPEIRAVVLQGAGGKAFVSGANISQFDTLRSGEDAVVEYERVAETAQLALYDYDKPTIAYIQGYCIGGGLNIALCCDIRIASDNSSFAIPAGKLGLGYRLTAIRNLVTAVGPANALEIFLTAARYDAHQAKELGLIRKVAPVAELPQVLEAMLAQIQANAPLTLRAGKKMIRQLQQLGPEVDVEGMRRLVLECFESNDYREGRKAFAEKRAPVFTGT
- a CDS encoding FadR/GntR family transcriptional regulator, with amino-acid sequence MNAPSTAPADQVFSSLGRPENLPDEIASQIRQKIVAREFEPGQRLPTEFELAQMFAVSRNVVREAIARLKLSGYVDTRRGVGSFVAQDVGTRNFEIAPEDLLQPEPLLHIFWLRVELESGAAAQAALHRTPEQIESLRQALQRVDAAGNDWQAGADHALDFHMAVGEATNNPYFVRLLAHLRHVFRGAVRTLRYTSAGTERVPEIEREHHRIFDAIVAGDSEAARLAMRAHLTNGIQRHQTVIQGKQP